The genomic region TCTAAAATGCCAAACCtaaaaaatgtttgattaTTCAAAAAGAATGATTGCGTCCGTTTTTGCCACGCTCATGAAAACTCGTTTTCCCAATAATGTCTCGAGTGTAGAATGCTACACTGAATCAGATCCATCAATGAATCAAACTTTATTCAATGTGAAAGTTTGTGGTGAAACAGAGCATAATTGTTGCGTTAGTTGTTGAATGCTGGCATCCAACATCCGCCGTTTAATTTAGAAATATAACTTACACGCATACTTTCGAATGTTACATGAATGGTATTGCTAGCTAAAGCTTGAGTGAAGTTTGTTAGTGAGGTTTGAACAAAGGTGTTAAAAATCAAAAGTCCAAATGTTGAAGCAGGTTTACAGAAACTCGTCAAGAATGCCTGGAAGGAAGCTGTAATTCACAATGCAATGCTAAAAAACAATGTTGTTAATCTGCGCCAGCGTCAGCCTAAGAACATTAGCTAACCCtgttttttaatcttttttgttgtaaaaatCTATAAGGTAACCCGTGCGCGTATGAATGCAGCTGgtttgaaaatcaaatcgaatcgTGCAATAGCGAAAAATGTATCAACTTTGTTATGTCTGACGATggatattttcaattttagaatatgtttttaataatattatGTTTAATATTCAGTGTATTGCCTATTATTATTCGACTGATTTTTATTCGTTCTCGTGCGATACAAAGTTTATTAATTCTTCACTGCAATCCCTgtcaccctttttttaaactacATATTTTCTATCGTTTTTACTTTTCACTAATTCGAAAATTCAGTTAATTTATGCCTTTACTAGCTTAAAGAGATTTTGGTTTATACTCATTCGTTTCTGTTTGTCATGCGTTGTTGGGTGAATTTTTATGAGTCCATCGTAAAGTTAGTTGGATACAAACAACAATCTGGATAATACTGTCACGTTCGTCCACAGGGACAATAAAATGGGGGAGTAACTTAGTTTGTATATTTCGTACAATCCATATTATCAATTATCTTTGTTATATGTGTGCAGTAAACATGTGCAAATGTTTTGCACTTAGGATTGAAAAGTAAACTTTTAACAATAGtaaaaacaaacgattttaataaaaagagaaaatataGAATCCCAAATGAATGCAGTTGTTCATCATCTTTGATTCTCGGTTTCGCTGAATACACAGAATGtaatatatatatagagaTCAGTTTTGTCGTATAGGATAGGGTACATTGTGTCCACATTTTTATATCTGAAATTATCAGACAGGCTTCAATATCTGCGGCACATTATCTGGGGAGAGCTGATTTGGGAGCTCTTTTGAGAGCCCCTAGCGCTTGACGATGTGTTTTGGATGTTTCTATAAGATTATCTGCAGATAGCAGATTCTGCAACGTTCTATACTATATACAGAAGTTATAAGTACCTATTGTGGTTTTCGAACGTTCGACAGAAGTTCACTCGAACGTCATTTTCACATTACAGCACCCAATCGAGCTCCCGTTCGACAACTCCTTAAGATGGATGAATGAATTCACTCGAACGATCGAGGACTCATTGCATTATGGTTTTCGAACGGCGTCTCGAATTCGAGAAAAAATATTCCGTCAACTTTTACTTGCGGAAAGAGTCACTGAGGTTTCGAATGCACTGCAAAATATGGTGCAGGAGGCAAATCTTCAGGGTACAAAACACTTGCCGATAAACTGTGATATTTCTTATCACTATCACTACTTTCACTACACTATCAGTAAAGTGTGATATGCCAAAATCATGATTTTAAAAAGGATTGTTTTGCATCCGCTGAACGAACTCGCTCTCGGCCGCTGTTAAtttccaacagcatcaccataacTACCGGTTGCTGTGATGTTGGGCGATGTTGGCGATGtatgcctctcgctctcgttcaattaaaaaaatagtGCTGTCTCATTTATTCTCGCTTGGGCTACTCGAACGGAAAGCTGCAATGCCAATTTTGGCTCAAATCGGTTCGAGATATTTCAATCGAGTTGTCGAACGTTCGAAAACCACAATAGGTACTATAGAGTGTTAGTTCCAAAGAAAATGAGGGCGGAAAATCAAATGTATATCAAAATGTAGGCAGAATCTTAAACAAATGATTAACTACCTGTACCTGATAACGAATTTTTCCAGAACATCCCTAGGCCCTCCATCAAATAGCTAAAAAACTATTTAACTAAAAACTATGGGGGCTAAGCCTAGTTCGGATAATAAAAGGCTcagttttgatgatttttgtgaaaatcTGAACCCAATATTTGGTACTCGGGGAATATGTTACTGCATCATACAACAGGGTAGCGGATGAGTAGATCAGAAAGAACCTATTATTGAACGTATGTTCATAAGATTGTTGATTATTGCCATCCACAGATCATGAAAAGAATGTGATTGAATGTATATTTCTGTTTAAGTTTTGTTAGTTTAGTAGTTATTATATTATGGTTATGTTATGTTGTTCGTATGAGCGATTGTGAATCCCCATagattcattatttttctttcgagtgGATTCGACAACCATGGAGTGTTTGGGTATATATGCAGATTAAAAAGTGTAATTATAGCTGCCGAATTCGACATAAAACATCAACGTAACCAGTTCACATTCGTTCCTGCTTTGTCTTTTGCTCTGCAATACAATTTATTTGCATGTTCGGTAATGAAATGGAGTTTTTCGGCACTGTAGACAATCAGGTTGCTGCGATTATATATGAGCAGGAGCACCTAGCGAACTTTCTTGCTGATCTGTTCGATCAGAGCATCGATCCGTTCACTTTTACCCTTAAAGTTTTTCGGATGCGGACCGATCATCTGCACGAATTGCGGCACATCTGGCGATACCTACGAAATCTCTTTCATATTAGTATCTCAAGTCTCGGCTAACAAACACATACCGCGGTGCATTCACTTACCTGCACAAACTTTGCCAGTGCCTTCATCGTACGAAACAAATGCTCCTCGGTGGGACAGTTATTGAAGAACTGGAGCAGCGCCATCGAGATTTCGACCGCTACATCGTCAAACACTACCGTTTTCACCTCTTTGCAAGCGATGTTATGCACCAGTGCAGTACCGATGTCTTGCAGGCGAGGACAGGTGGCTAAAAGGCAATGCACTGCCACCTTCGTAGTGGCTCGTATATTTGATGTCGTCTGCCCATTGTAGTTCCACTCCGAGATGTACAGCAGCCATTCAGATGCGTTGTTATTCTCGAACAGGTTGCACATCTGCGTGATATACAATTTGTACGTACAACTCAGAACAATTGGTTAATTTTACTAATATTCTGCGCGTACGAAAACAATTCTTACAAACAGTGCGATCGACTGCTGTTCCTCGGGAGGATGACGATCGATATCCTGGGCAAAGTTCATCAGCACATGTTCCTTCCTGTCCTGGTGTAAGAGCAGTATGATGTCTTCCTTAAGCGCAGCATTCGCCAAAGCTCGCAATAAATGGACGCGCACATCTGTCGAGAAACACTGCTGATCGCGGAAGATGCGTCCGACGAACACGAGAAAACAATCGCCAAATGTCCAGGCACCCTCGCCTAGTAAGAGATATTGGTGGAGTTGATCGACcgcttcctgttcctcctccgaCAACTTCCCGTCCACGAAGTCAACCAATCGCTCCAACTCCAATTTGGACTATACAACAGACAACGAACAGTTATTAACTGGGAGTCGTAAGATAGATTTACTGGAAGTACTAACATCGACCTCATTGAAGATAATCGGTGGTTCACGGTTACGCTTGCGTTCCTCTTCTGCCAatctttctgcttcttcttcttcgagaaCCTTCTGTGATGGCAGCAAATGCGAACCGTTTGCTACAGTAGCGCGATCATTGTTAGTGCTACCATGTGCGTCAGCTTCTGTGTCCGACATCGCTTTCAGTCACGGTTTGGGAGATGAGTTTTTATGATGTTCGATGAAGATATGATCAAAATTCGACAGACCCTAAGCCACCAATAATGCAATAATTAACATTGCATGAAACACAGTTATTAAATCGATGATAAAGAAGTAGGAATACAAAAGCAATTGATAAAAGCGGTAAACTGGAAATTGGTGTAAAGGAACATGCGTCAGTAATATAAAAATgcaataattttcatttaccCAGCCTTATCGCAAGTAGTTTAAGTCAGGATGAGACAAGGGCTCGAAAAATCCAAATAATTCCCACAATAGATCGTTTTGGACAGAATACTGGAAACTGCGTAAATTTATGCTAAATGTTCAATCTAGATTCAAAAAGACAAATTTCATTGCATTGTATGTAATCATTGTAACCTTCTAGAAGAGTCTTTAAAGGGTAAAGGAGACAAATTCTTAATGGAtttagagagaaaaaatcgtGGGCTTATACCTGGGCATTTTTGTTCATTACATATTTCATACTATTTTTGCCAGCTTTATTTTGTAGATGGCAGTGTTACTAATAGCGGCATATAAATATGTTACACCATATTATTAACCTATTGCACCAGtatgaattgttttaaatttggaaaaaatgCTATGAATCATCCATATGCATCCTAAGAATCATGAACATGTGGCATTAacaaaaatgatgaagaagaatttAGACTATCTTACTATCTAATTTTACCAATACAGCGCATTTGATTCAACATACGGCGATGGAATGATTTCGCGCATATGCAATGACGTTAGAACTGATCGTTGCGTTCTTGATGAGTCACAGCATTTGAAATAGAAAACTACACTAGAAAACCACACTGCACATCTCCCAAAATGGCTTCGAATTGTAGCATGTACAAAGTAATAAATGGCTACAACTGCCTggataaaataaatatgtaAATTGATTCACCAGGATAAAGAAGAACCCAGTTAATTCTATCTTGATCAAGCACCATCAACGTTTGATCGTTGAAAATGCTGATCCGCTCGAATTCACCTGCCGACCATTTAGGCCACCCGGAATTGTGCAGCATTGGCGTAgcaccggtaccaccagcACAGGCGGAGCGGTCCCAAAATTTAGACTATAAATAGCCTCTGTGACACTGGTATGTGTACAGTGGAGTGaggcgtgtgttttgtttgcttttcattcgAGGAAAAAATCTTGCTCCACtttaccaaaaaaatcaaatccctTGACTCCACCCTACAATAGATCAGGATGGTTCGATACATGGAAAAATCTGCCGACATTCCTCGTCTGGTCTCGCTCTTTTCACCAGCTCGATCGCCCGCATTACTTCATCCATATCCAATTGCTTGGCATTCGAACTGAAACTCCTTACAAAAACTGCAATCACAGTCCATAGAAGAAACTTCgacgttttttttcaatcgGCAAATCCTTCAGATTTCACTGATACTTTACACCATGTCGACAAACACGTGCCCGTTACGTTCACACGTTACGCCCGTTCCATTTGCCGGTATTCAATACAGCAGCATGTCTTTAACCGCCCTCCGAACTTCTCTATTTTTAGTGCCAGGTACTAACTTTCCCCAACCTCTGAATACGGTTCGTGGGCCATTCTGTATCTTTATCGTTTTACGTAGACGATCGGGAGAGCAGGTTGATTGTGCACGCAATATTCCAAGCGGTTTCGGGAAGCCTCCATTAATGCATAGACGAAGCTTAGGAATGTATACGCGGATGTTGATTGTATACAGTTCTGTTACACTCAGCGTGATGTACTTACACGGACAGCACAGATATGATTCCTTAATGCGGTCTTACCAAGTGGCTTAATCGATCTTCAACCAACAGCCTGTCGCAGAAAAGCTGAACACCGCAGAAAACTTCTACGACCTCAACAGTAACAGCTATCGGAATCAGTGCACCAGCGTATTACTGATGCGTTTGCCTGCTTCACCACTAAAATGACAGGTCCAGACTGGCTGTGttgctcgttgtcgtcgtaggCCGCTGATGCACAGTGATCTAGTTAGTGCAATGGTGCGCCTGCGCTCTCTAGTTATGAGCTTACACCGAGCATgccctcacaaaaaaaaccaaaatgagTGCCTTTTCCACCAGTTTAGCAAAATTGTATGGAAGAAATTACGTTCTCATGATATTTTTGATATTACCAAGAGATAATCCTTGTGATGTTCCAGAGCagagctctctctttctctacaaATCAGGTCGAGAATGATTAAATCCCTAGTACGTCCGTGTCTCTACTTCCTACCTTCCAGATAGATCAAACATTTCCCTTAATTTAACAAATACCCTCAACACATAACCATATCATGACGAAATTAGAATCGAAATTAGAAAAGAATCTTTTGAGCAATCTTGAAGAGGTGAAGGGGATGTACCAGGTAACGTTCTTAACTTAATAAAGTCGGTACAAAATATATCTATCATGCAATTTGTACGGAACGGGCCATTTTATTCCACGAAAGGTGTCTATGTCTTGTAAAGTACTGAAATATTTTGGCGCCAATTCTTCAAAAAACTACCGGGCGctaattatttaaaattctGCCATTAGTTATTAATCTAAATGTCGCAGaaatttaaacattaaatCGTTTTGTTATGAGAAAAGCTACCAATGTAACATCAATTGACAGTGAAAAAGTAACGCCTTCACCCCAGTTAACAGCTCTTCTTCTACAGGGTGCGtcatcaggcggtaccctattttaaactCGAATAACTCTGTCAGTTTTCAAGCGATTTGGACTAATAGGCCtatttctgaaacttcagtctatgccattttagttaTCGTTTAGTTCACGTTACAAGAGctgactgaaattgtcacactctacattgaaaataatcagtcTATAGTGGAAACtacgatcgtgcaatggacgATGAAGAAATGGTGGATTCCTCCTTTGCCGCTTATGAcggcgctggtttttttttctgagggtctgtttgaaaaattaggtttttgcaaacatattgaaggctatgaaacaacttaaagcaaatattggagctgaaattgccccGATTTTGGGATATGGGCCGATTTTTGTATTCCGACTGAAGGcgacaataaatggcatagactaaCCTAATTAAAACTGgtgagttattcaactttaaaagggggtaccgcctgatggcacACCCTGTACAAGGTGCGCACCATGTAGTCGTAAATGTAATTGTTAAAGATAACTAACCTAACGATGATTCTCCTAAATAGAAATATTTATGATGTTTCTACTAAAATTTAAACGCTTTATTATAGCGGCAAAGCAACACAATGCTCCAACTGTACCAATAAACGCATGTGAAACATACTGCTCATTAGCCTAATTCCTTCTCTCCTTCATAGAAGCACATACATTCAAGTTTGAAACTTCTTTAGGCATATAAATCATACGCTTACTATATATAGCTATACATACAGCTCTATTCATACATAACGAGTTTCTACATAACAGTCGCCCAAGCATGTATGGTGTAACTATATCGCTAAGAAGATGGTATCTGGTGCACAGATGATAACAGCGATAACCTCCAGCAATTCTACACCCTCTATATTCTTTGTTCTGGTAAGATCTTATTCTCGTACGATGCTATCAAAGAAACCGTGTCGTGGAAGAAAGTGCTGCACAAGATGCACAGTGATAGAGCAGCGGAGTGGTTGCAGTGAATTTAACAATGCTATCCTGTTTATGATTAGGAAAGCTGCAGAGTGCTTGCTGGCCAGCTTGCGTGACTTGCGAAATGGCAGAAAGAGTGGAGCTCCACGTGTTGAAAGGACCACCGGAAAGTCAACCAGTAATTCGCGTAGCCCGAAAAGATAGCGACCGGACTCACAACTCTAGCCGTCGGAGCTTGCGGTACAGCGGTAGAGAAGGATGTGCGCCGGGCCATTGGCTGCCGATACTACGATGGACAAGGCGTTATAGCCGGGTTGATTTACTAGCAGACATGATAGCGGGCGTTACACTTGGTCTAACGATGATTCCGCAGAGTATCGCTTATGCTACCATCGCCGGTTTACCTTCGCAGTACGGATTGTACGCAGCGCTCGTTGGTAAATACTTGGATTCGGCTTCCCGTTGATATCTGCAATCACCCTAATTACCTAATTTCCTGGCGTCAATCAAGGATCGGTGGTGTATGCCTTTCTTGGAACGGTAAAAGAGGTCTCGATTGGACCGACGAGTCTGATGGCATTGCTAACTTATCAATATGCGGCGAACCATCCACCGCAGTACGTCGTTGTGCTTGCGTGCACAGCCGGGATTGTAGAGCTGTTGATGGGTGCTGCACGCCTCGGCTTCCTGATCTGCCTCATCTCGGAACCGGTGACGTCAGCCTTCACGTCTGCCACTGCCCTAATCATCATTGGAACACAATTACGCAACCTACTGGGGGTACCCAAACCAGTAGGGGCAATGGCTGAAGGAGGCATATTGCCGACGCTGCTTGACGTAAGCCGTCGGTACACGGAAGCCACCGTCCCAGACAGCAGCGTCGGTTTCGTCTGCATTCTGCTCCTGGTGATACTCCAGCAACTACCAAAGCTAGTCCCAGCATCAACTCAACGCTGGCACCGTTGCTCTCGTCTGCTGTGGTATGTGGCTCTGGCTCGTAACGCAATCGCTGTACTTGGCTCTGCCTTGCTGTCTTACTGGATcgatggtggcagcaacaCTGGGTCGGCTGTTCCTTGGCAGCTTTCTGGCAGGGTTGAATCGGGTATTCCCTCTTTCCAGCTACCAATACAAGACATCGTAGTGGGCAATACCACCGTTAGTTTCTTCGACATTGTAACGGATTTGGGCAGTGGACCTGTACTTGTGCCACTTGTTGCCATTTTGGCCAACGTTGCCATTGGAAAAGCCTTTTGTTAGTGCATTAAGGTTTTGTCGGTCGGTTCACCTCACCTCAGTGATTTTCTGTTTCTTATTCCAGCATCGGGCCAGCCAGTCGACGCAACCCAGGAGATGATCGCTCTGGGACTTTGTAATATCATCGGGTCGTGCTTCCGGTCGATGCCGACCACTGGCGCATTTACCCGATCGGCCGTCAGCCACGCGAGCGGTGTCCGTACACCACTGTCCGGTCTGTACAGTGCGCTCCTTTGCCTGCTCGCGCTCGGCATCTTAACACCGTACTTCTACTACATACCACGGGCAACATTGGCGGCGGTCCTGATAGCAGCAGTATCCCCCATGCTAGATCCTGGCATCCTGGCGAAGCTTTGGCGTGCCGGCTTTCGCTACGATCTGCtagcctggtgctgctgctttgcccTTTGTCTGGTGGCTGGCATTGAGATTGGGCTGCTGGGCGGGATGGTGATTAGTTTGGTTCAGCCACTGGCCAATTTTGTATGGCTCCGAGTGGAATGTCAGACAGTCCACGAACACGACCAGCGTTTCAGCTACCGTCTCATTCGGGTGGAGCATGGCCTACTCTATCCGGGCGTCGATCGTCTTCGGTCTCTCGTGTTGCAGCAGGTACACCTGGATGGAACCACCGATCTACCGATTGTACTCGACTGTTGTCGGATGACGTTGATGGACTTCACAGCCTGCCGAGCGCTGGATAATCTCAGTAAGGAAGTGCATCGACTCGGCGGCAGCCTGCTGCTACGCAATGTCCCACCCCGCTGGCATGAGCGACTAGTCCTTCATGAGACCGAGCATGGATTAGCGTTTGGGTCACAGTCTTAAAAATCAGGGGCCCATCACGTTGCAAGTGTTTGGGGCACATTCAAAGTAATATCCATCGATTATGCTAATGGTGGAGGCACCTTGTTATGAATAAAGTAAAACTAGCCTAGACAGGCCCCGATCAGGAAGTGCTTTTCACTCTTTGCGAAGCCAACCAAGTATTGCGATGCATTGAGCTATCCATGAAATGTATTACTCACGTTCACGACTGGGAGAGGGGATGGCGGCAGAGTCGGCGTGAGCAACGAGGAGGCAGACATCATGACTTAGCGAAAGGTAACCGAATGAAAGCCTGCCAGCCGGAGTAGCAGTTGCTCGGAATATATACATCCACCACATTCTCCTGGCAGTTATCAAGCTATGCTACTCTCGAGCACTCGGGGTCGGAACTAGTTTTGTGAGTGAATCGCTGTTTCGTCAGCTATTAACACTTTACTAGATATCCAATCGGGCAATGCAGTAAAATGCAGTTAGCAAAACCTGTCGCAATCCGCCGAACGCATCTAAGCGTGGAAAATGAGTGTTTCACTTGCACTTTGCGTAATATCGCACACACAaacccctctctttctctctctctctctctctctctctctctatgtctctctctgtctgtgtctgaCACACTCACGTACGCGCATGCTAAAAGTTGCGCTTATGGGGTACCCGGTACGATTCGATCCCATGAAGATACATTATTGACATGGTACATACACCCCGAGGGATCAACTAATCGAAAGGGCCTGCAGGCAGCAAGGGTTACTTAATCGGTAACGGTTGGTACACAGAACAAGCGTTAGCACCTTCGGCCACTAGAAGCCTACCCGAATGCGCGTTTTCTGGAAACAGGCATACCGCAGACGGATAGTAACGGAGAATCCAACAAATAGGTTTAGTGGGTTGGTCCCATAAATTTCCCGGCAGCCATTTCGGCGCATGGTTCTTGGGAACAAGCTTTTCGGTCGTAAAAGGATCTTGGTTACGAATGGGCGATTGGCGGACCGTCCAACAGTCGGCCCGGCGATTGCTTCTTTGCTGCAAGCGTAAATAGTCGAATTCCCTGCTACCTGTACCACTTCTTCTAGGTTACCTAACTATACCCCTGGACTAAGCAGCGCTCGCTCGGAAAACTGGTATTCACTAGGGGAGAGAGTGAGGCGGGTGGAGATGGTTTTAGCATGCAAGAGGCCGTATCGGCATGTACCAGCATGGAATGGGGTGGCCAATGGCAATAGCTTTGGCAAGAGGGTTGCAACGGCATCGGTCGGGTGCATCAGTTCAGACCAATCAACCTAGTGGTCAGTTGTCTTTCGGCAGGCACTGCAAACAGACCCCAAGGAACCCGGAGGGCGTTTTCGAGGAGCGTAGTAATCGGAGAAACCGATCAACGGTTCGATCAACGGTAGGAATATGTGCGTGTTTGTCCGTCTGAATTTTCGTGTGTGTGATGGAGTGTGTGTACGTATgtgatttttttcgtttgcacaCGTGAGTTGGCGAGGAAAAGTCTACCCAACACATACGATCAACCCGCAAGGTTGGCCCAACCTTGGGCGAGGTTCAGGACGAACACGCCAAGGAGTCGTCTTACTAGCAAAATACTTGCATGTGAAATCGACGATAATGAAGGTCCAACCTACGCCTTGCCGATAGAAACCAATCAACCGCAGAAAACCGAGCTTCGTCAAGCACAGTGCGACGGTTGTTGAAGAGGACCGGTTAGCAGACCTGTCTAATGGCATACGATAAATTGCCGAGAAGCACCACAAGAACTCCCCTTGCTGGCAAAAGCATTCCAGTTATCTTTTATAGCTAAATATTGAAATTAGGAAAGCTTGGAAATGATGTTTCATTACTGTGTCATTTCAAATAGaaaaaatctctctctctctctgtcccttcTTTTCTCTGTGTAAATGAGAAAGCTAAATCAGAACGCGCCGGATAGCTGGGACGAGGAGGGTGATAGGATACCCATATGCATGTCCGGTTATCCCTTAAAAGTGAACCGTTATGCTCTGAATACACATATATTTTTACCAACTCCGTAGCGCTATTCGATATCTGGCGATGTAAGCAACGACCGATGTAAGCAAAcatgattcgaaccaaaatgATGGGAAGGCGATGTCCGTTACGTAAAGTCCAGCTACTGCATCTTACGCACTAACATTGTACTCGTTGATACCCTGCTCCATATCCACAAGTCTGATCCTCTAATGGTTGAATATGCGATTAATAATTAGGATTTTTTAAACGTACATGAGAATGCGATAAATCATATGTTTGGTAATTAGGTGATTTTAGtattttgtgtgtgtgtgtgtgtgataTAGACATTTAGATGGCGCCCGAAATCTGCCGTTGTTGGGGAATTACCTATGACTGACATAAATTGGTATCTCTCACCCCTCATACAGGGAAGTACTCAGGGCCTATTCAGAAGCCGGCTAAATAGAGCGTAACAGAATCGTGATCGCGTTCTACACATTAGGTTTTCATTCGTCAGTAGCAGAGCGGAGGGGTTGATGCTCGTTTGTGACACATTGACTTCGACATCGGCGCTCGAGGGGCAGAATTCTGCACTGGAAGCAGTAAACATGACAACCATATCCTATGCATTCTCCGAAAAGGAACACTGGCCGAAGGGATACACAAGTCAACCGCTGGTCGATCAGAACAACAACGCTCAGAGCAATCCGCTAGATGATCCTCAAGAATTTAGTGGTCGCCACACTGCGATAACCAATTCGCTGCGACCTTTCTACGATGGTAAGAGTGCATTCGTGACCGGTGGCACTGGGTTCCTGGGTAAGGTGTTGATTGAGAAGCTGCTTCGGGCGTGCAGCGGCCTGCGTACGATCTACATTCTGTTGCGCCCTAAACGCGGTCTAACCAGTGAACAACGATTTCGCGAATTTATCAAGCACGGTGTTTTTGATCGGCTGCGTGATAAGACACcgcagctgctggagaagattGTGTGCATCGGTGGCGACATTTCGATGCCTCAGCTGGGGCTTAAAGAGTGCGATCGACTTTTACTGATAGAGCACGTGAACATAGTGTTTCACGTAGCCGCCACCGTACGCTTCAACGAAGGGCTGATCGAAGCAGCCAGTCTTAACACGGTTGGTACCAAACGCATACTCGATCTGTGCGTCAACATGCATCAGCTAGAGGTAAGTGCAATAGTTGCGCTATTCGATCACTGCAATGCAATGAATCTAACTCACCGAAATCTCAATTTCTGCCCGAAGAGCGTAGTGCACGTCTCGACCGCCTATAGTAATCCTTGTAGGAGCGTGGTCGATGAAATTGTATACCCGTCGCCGATGGATCCGAACCAGTTCATTCAGTGTATCCAGATGCTTCCGGGAGACGTGATTAATGCGATCGGAAGCAAGCTCCAGGGCATGCACCCCAACACGTACACGCTAACAAAATCGGTGACGGAGCAGTTGGTGGCCGAGTATGCAAGTCGGCTACCACTCTGTATCGTACGGCCCTCCATTGTGACCGGTGCCGTAGCCGAACCGTACCCGGGCTGGATCGACAACGTGTACGGCATCACGGGTAGGTAGCTCGTAGATGATTGAAATGGCACTGACTCACACTGATTTGCCTATTTCATTTTCGGCTCCCCTGAGGCAGGCATCATGATGGAGATTGGTCGCGGTACCATAAGCAGCATCATGTGCGATGAGCGATGTACCATGGACGTAATACCAGTAGACATT from Anopheles aquasalis chromosome Y, idAnoAquaMG_Q_19, whole genome shotgun sequence harbors:
- the LOC126579559 gene encoding sodium-independent sulfate anion transporter-like isoform X1, whose amino-acid sequence is MAERVELHVLKGPPESQPVIRVARKDSDRTHNSSRRSLRYSGREGCAPGHWLPILRWTRRYSRVDLLADMIAGVTLGLTMIPQSIAYATIAGLPSQYGLYAALVGSVVYAFLGTVKEVSIGPTSLMALLTYQYAANHPPQYVVVLACTAGIVELLMGAARLGFLICLISEPVTSAFTSATALIIIGTQLRNLLGVPKPVGAMAEGGILPTLLDVSRRYTEATVPDSSVGFVCILLLVILQQLPKLVPASTQRWHRCSRLLWYVALARNAIAVLGSALLSYWIDGGSNTGSAVPWQLSGRVESGIPSFQLPIQDIVVGNTTVSFFDIVTDLGSGPVLVPLVAILANVAIGKAFSSGQPVDATQEMIALGLCNIIGSCFRSMPTTGAFTRSAVSHASGVRTPLSGLYSALLCLLALGILTPYFYYIPRATLAAVLIAAVSPMLDPGILAKLWRAGFRYDLLAWCCCFALCLVAGIEIGLLGGMVISLVQPLANFVWLRVECQTVHEHDQRFSYRLIRVEHGLLYPGVDRLRSLVLQQVHLDGTTDLPIVLDCCRMTLMDFTACRALDNLSKEVHRLGGSLLLRNVPPRWHERLVLHETEHGLAFGSQS
- the LOC126579559 gene encoding sodium-independent sulfate anion transporter-like isoform X2, encoding MAERVELHVLKGPPESQPVIRVARKDSDRTHNSSRRSLRYSGREGCAPGHWLPILRWTRRYSRVDLLADMIAGVTLGLTMIPQSIAYATIAGLPSQYGLYAALVGSVVYAFLGTVKEVSIGPTSLMALLTYQYAANHPPQYVVVLACTAGIVELLMGAARLGFLICLISEPVTSAFTSATALIIIGTQLRNLLGVPKPVGAMAEGGILPTLLDVSRRYTEATVPDSSVGFVCILLLVILQQLPKLVPASTQRWHRCSRLLWYVALARNAIAVLGSALLSYWIDGGSNTGSAVPWQLSGRVESASGQPVDATQEMIALGLCNIIGSCFRSMPTTGAFTRSAVSHASGVRTPLSGLYSALLCLLALGILTPYFYYIPRATLAAVLIAAVSPMLDPGILAKLWRAGFRYDLLAWCCCFALCLVAGIEIGLLGGMVISLVQPLANFVWLRVECQTVHEHDQRFSYRLIRVEHGLLYPGVDRLRSLVLQQVHLDGTTDLPIVLDCCRMTLMDFTACRALDNLSKEVHRLGGSLLLRNVPPRWHERLVLHETEHGLAFGSQS
- the LOC126579572 gene encoding uncharacterized protein LOC126579572, producing the protein MSDTEADAHGSTNNDRATVANGSHLLPSQKVLEEEEAERLAEEERKRNREPPIIFNEVDSKLELERLVDFVDGKLSEEEQEAVDQLHQYLLLGEGAWTFGDCFLVFVGRIFRDQQCFSTDVRVHLLRALANAALKEDIILLLHQDRKEHVLMNFAQDIDRHPPEEQQSIALFMCNLFENNNASEWLLYISEWNYNGQTTSNIRATTKVAVHCLLATCPRLQDIGTALVHNIACKEVKTVVFDDVAVEISMALLQFFNNCPTEEHLFRTMKALAKFVQVSPDVPQFVQMIGPHPKNFKGKSERIDALIEQISKKVR
- the LOC126579559 gene encoding putative fatty acyl-CoA reductase CG5065 isoform X3; translation: MLVCDTLTSTSALEGQNSALEAVNMTTISYAFSEKEHWPKGYTSQPLVDQNNNAQSNPLDDPQEFSGRHTAITNSLRPFYDGKSAFVTGGTGFLGKVLIEKLLRACSGLRTIYILLRPKRGLTSEQRFREFIKHGVFDRLRDKTPQLLEKIVCIGGDISMPQLGLKECDRLLLIEHVNIVFHVAATVRFNEGLIEAASLNTVGTKRILDLCVNMHQLESVVHVSTAYSNPCRSVVDEIVYPSPMDPNQFIQCIQMLPGDVINAIGSKLQGMHPNTYTLTKSVTEQLVAEYASRLPLCIVRPSIVTGAVAEPYPGWIDNVYGITGIMMEIGRGTISSIMCDERCTMDVIPVDIVCNTLIAAAWQTAQASHSEAPSIQVYNCTSGQINGIKWHEYGRITQQCAVRNPTKYVMLCPGFRFRTNRFIHKLVELLLHFLPAYLFDVLMRVQGTKPIMAKIAKRFQKAAETGEFFAMHEWTFRNDNLRRLGTLVRQDVAGGEFKCDVTGLEWESYIEAYMLGIRRFVLKDELDSMEQARKKLQRLFLIKRLLQLGALLFIYYICAEMLRWHRV